The Thermoleophilaceae bacterium genome window below encodes:
- a CDS encoding MarR family transcriptional regulator yields the protein MADLSPRLRLAITRTARRLRQEADAGLSPSLTAALATLERHGPLTPSRLAEVERIQRPTVTRLVATLEEDGLVTREPDPDDRRVSHIRITKEGRALVKKLRSRKNAYLSRRLRNLDDEELETLERATTILERILEEPE from the coding sequence TTGGCAGATCTTTCCCCCCGTCTTCGCCTCGCCATCACCCGCACCGCCCGCCGCCTGCGGCAGGAGGCGGACGCCGGGCTGTCGCCGTCGCTCACCGCGGCACTCGCCACGCTCGAGCGCCACGGCCCGCTCACGCCCAGCCGCCTCGCGGAGGTGGAGCGCATTCAGCGCCCCACGGTCACCCGCCTGGTCGCGACGCTCGAGGAGGACGGACTCGTCACGCGCGAGCCGGACCCCGACGACCGTCGCGTATCGCACATTCGCATCACCAAGGAGGGCAGGGCGCTCGTTAAGAAGCTTCGCTCGCGCAAGAACGCGTACCTCTCGCGCCGGCTGCGAAACCTGGACGACGAGGAGCTCGAGACGCTCGAGCGCGCCACCACGATCCTGGAGCGGATCCTGGAGGAACCCGAGTGA
- a CDS encoding MFS transporter, which yields MRAVRLKLGKPFASLALPNYRRYFAGQVVSLSGNWMQTVGELWLVLSLTSNPLAVGVTTALQFTPMLLFGAWGGVIADRLDKRRLLVFTQAAMALPALALWLLAARGVVQPWMIFALVFARGSVNAIDNPARQAFLVELVSSSRLVNAVGLNSALVQVARVAGPALAGLTIATVGVATCFLINAASFAAMIVALRRMDPAQLHTDEPAPRKSGQLGSALRYVRATPGLLIPLALMAVIGTFSYNFQTLLPLLAKFTFDGRASTYAALTTSMGIGAVVGALAASTRREVGPKLLVASAVAFGGGLLLAAAAPSLDTEAVSLAITGAASVTFASSVNSSLQLRVRPSMRGRVMALYSVVLLGSTPIGGPLMGWISGSAGPRAGLLLGAAAAIAGGLAARAAFARMPDTNTGEHRVAAVTPGRARGDTPRARTADRSHRGSEAVALAGRRPSPQALLRSRTSRRGS from the coding sequence GTGAGAGCCGTGAGGCTCAAGCTCGGGAAACCGTTCGCCTCACTCGCGCTACCCAACTACCGGCGCTACTTCGCCGGTCAGGTGGTCTCGCTCAGCGGCAACTGGATGCAGACGGTTGGCGAGCTCTGGCTCGTGCTCTCGCTCACGAGCAACCCGCTCGCGGTGGGCGTGACCACGGCGCTTCAGTTCACGCCGATGCTGCTGTTCGGGGCCTGGGGCGGCGTGATCGCAGACAGGCTCGACAAGCGGCGGCTGCTCGTGTTCACGCAGGCGGCAATGGCGCTCCCCGCTCTCGCGCTCTGGCTGCTGGCGGCAAGGGGCGTGGTGCAGCCGTGGATGATCTTCGCGCTCGTGTTCGCCCGAGGCTCTGTGAACGCGATCGACAACCCCGCGCGCCAGGCCTTCCTCGTGGAGCTCGTGAGCTCGTCCCGGCTCGTGAACGCCGTGGGACTGAACAGCGCGCTCGTGCAGGTGGCTCGCGTGGCGGGTCCCGCACTCGCGGGCCTGACGATCGCCACCGTGGGCGTGGCCACCTGCTTCCTCATCAACGCGGCGTCGTTCGCCGCGATGATCGTCGCGCTGCGGCGCATGGATCCGGCGCAGCTGCACACCGACGAGCCGGCGCCGCGCAAGAGCGGACAGCTGGGATCCGCGCTGCGCTACGTGAGGGCCACGCCCGGCCTCCTGATCCCGCTGGCGCTGATGGCTGTGATCGGGACCTTCTCCTACAACTTCCAGACGCTCCTCCCGCTGCTCGCGAAGTTCACCTTCGACGGCCGCGCGAGCACCTATGCGGCTCTCACCACGTCGATGGGCATAGGCGCGGTGGTGGGCGCGCTCGCCGCCAGCACCCGTCGCGAGGTGGGCCCGAAGCTGCTGGTGGCCTCTGCGGTCGCATTCGGCGGCGGCCTTCTGCTGGCCGCCGCGGCGCCTTCGCTCGACACCGAGGCGGTATCGCTCGCGATCACGGGGGCGGCCAGCGTCACGTTCGCGTCCAGCGTCAACTCGAGCCTGCAGCTGCGCGTCCGGCCGAGCATGCGCGGGCGCGTGATGGCGCTCTACTCGGTGGTCCTGCTTGGCAGCACGCCGATCGGCGGCCCGCTGATGGGGTGGATCTCCGGCTCGGCGGGCCCTCGTGCCGGGCTGCTGCTGGGCGCGGCGGCCGCGATCGCGGGCGGCCTGGCGGCCCGGGCGGCGTTCGCTCGGATGCCGGACACGAACACCGGCGAGCACCGCGTTGCGGCAGTCACTCCGGGCAGGGCGCGAGGGGACACACCACGCGCACGAACGGCGGACCGCAGCCACAGGGGTTCGGAGGCGGTGGCGCTGGCGGGGAGACGTCCTTCACCTCAAGCGTTGCTCCGCTCGAGGACTTCGCGGCGAGGGTCTTGA